In Bacillus sp. NP247, one DNA window encodes the following:
- the potC gene encoding spermidine/putrescine ABC transporter permease PotC, which yields MKKFLVSYSWLILLFLYFPMMVLMVYSFNDSRINAEWEGFTLHWYTDLFQKQDVIDAFVNSITIALITTIVTTVFGVIFAIALHRYKYRFEGAINGLVYLPILIPDILMGLSLLILFSQLGMELGKTTIIIAHITFSISFVVVILAARLSGMGRDLEEAANDLGATPWQTFRYVTFPAIAPGVISAALLTFTLSIDDFVISFFVSGPGSTTLPLYIYSMVKRGVSPEINALSTILIVVIVGLMVLSEIFRNKGADGEENSGGHLPL from the coding sequence ATGAAGAAGTTTTTAGTTTCTTATTCTTGGTTAATCTTATTGTTTTTGTATTTTCCAATGATGGTTTTAATGGTATATTCCTTCAACGATTCTCGCATTAATGCGGAATGGGAGGGCTTTACGCTCCATTGGTATACAGATTTATTTCAAAAACAAGATGTTATTGATGCGTTTGTAAATAGTATTACGATTGCTCTTATAACGACAATTGTGACGACAGTTTTTGGTGTGATTTTTGCTATTGCATTACACCGTTACAAATATCGTTTTGAAGGGGCCATTAACGGTCTTGTATATTTACCAATTTTAATTCCTGATATTTTAATGGGATTATCTTTACTTATCCTATTTAGTCAATTAGGTATGGAACTTGGAAAAACAACAATTATTATTGCACACATTACATTCAGTATTTCATTTGTTGTTGTTATTTTAGCGGCACGTCTTTCTGGTATGGGACGTGATTTAGAAGAGGCTGCAAACGATTTAGGAGCAACGCCGTGGCAAACGTTTCGTTATGTAACGTTTCCAGCAATTGCACCAGGAGTTATTTCAGCCGCATTATTAACATTCACATTATCGATTGATGATTTTGTAATTAGTTTCTTCGTATCAGGACCAGGATCAACAACATTGCCATTATACATTTATAGTATGGTTAAGCGCGGAGTATCACCTGAAATTAATGCTCTTTCTACAATATTAATTGTTGTAATTGTAGGATTAATGGTGCTATCGGAAATTTTCCGTAATAAAGGTGCAGACGGTGAAGAAAACTCTGGAGGACACCTTCCTTTATAA
- the potD gene encoding spermidine/putrescine ABC transporter substrate-binding protein PotD — MKLMKTLAGAAISFGLVAGVLAGCGEKKEELNIYSWADNFDEQVLKDFEKKYNVKINYDKYASNEEMLAKLQAGGATYDLIQPSDYMVKTMAKMDLLAPLDKKNIPNIENLVSNFKTPAFDPENKYSLVYTWGVTGIAYNKKYVKETPTSWNDLWNEKYKGHVTLLNDSREVLGMGLKKNGFSNSTKEDEQLKTASNDLQKLLPNLLAFDTDNIKQKFITEDAWIGTVWSGDAAFIAKDNKDVGYVVPKEGGTIWADTLAIPKGAKHKELAEKFMNYLLDEKVSVKNYESIGYSNPNEKARPLHSKEYRENHMIFLTKEELDRTEWLVDVDDKLKDYDRYWTELKTKGK, encoded by the coding sequence ATGAAATTGATGAAGACATTAGCTGGCGCAGCTATTAGCTTCGGCCTTGTTGCAGGTGTACTTGCGGGCTGTGGTGAGAAGAAAGAAGAATTGAATATTTATAGTTGGGCTGACAACTTTGATGAGCAAGTTTTAAAAGATTTTGAAAAGAAATATAACGTGAAAATTAACTATGATAAATATGCAAGTAATGAAGAAATGCTTGCGAAATTACAAGCTGGTGGCGCGACATATGATTTAATTCAGCCATCTGATTACATGGTGAAAACGATGGCGAAGATGGACTTATTAGCGCCTTTAGATAAGAAGAACATCCCGAACATCGAGAACCTTGTTTCTAACTTTAAAACACCTGCATTTGATCCAGAGAATAAGTATTCTCTAGTATATACTTGGGGTGTAACAGGCATTGCATACAACAAAAAGTATGTGAAAGAAACACCTACAAGCTGGAATGATTTATGGAACGAGAAATATAAAGGACATGTTACTTTATTAAACGATTCTCGTGAAGTATTAGGAATGGGACTTAAGAAAAATGGTTTCTCTAATAGTACAAAAGAGGATGAACAGTTAAAGACAGCGTCTAATGATTTACAGAAGCTACTTCCAAACTTATTAGCATTTGATACAGATAATATTAAACAAAAATTCATTACAGAAGATGCGTGGATCGGGACTGTATGGTCTGGAGACGCAGCATTTATTGCCAAAGATAACAAAGATGTAGGATACGTTGTACCAAAAGAAGGAGGCACAATTTGGGCTGACACGTTAGCGATTCCAAAAGGTGCGAAACATAAAGAACTTGCAGAGAAGTTTATGAATTACTTATTAGATGAAAAAGTAAGTGTGAAAAACTATGAGTCAATTGGTTACAGTAATCCAAATGAAAAAGCTCGTCCTCTTCATAGTAAAGAATATCGTGAAAATCACATGATTTTCTTAACGAAAGAAGAATTAGATCGTACAGAATGGCTTGTTGATGTAGACGATAAGTTAAAAGACTACGACCGCTACTGGACAGAGTTAAAAACAAAAGGTAAATAA